One genomic region from Curtobacterium sp. 9128 encodes:
- a CDS encoding flagellar basal body protein, with protein sequence MFDSVTSAALQSALDGLSMRQRVIANNIANINTTNYHAEKVQFEDALAKSVVEGNGSTTPTIARSLEPTNTNGNNVNLDEETLSNVDTVLRYQFATQAMNSELTSVRAAMRTNS encoded by the coding sequence GTGTTCGATTCCGTGACGTCGGCGGCGCTGCAGAGCGCGCTCGACGGGCTCTCGATGCGCCAGCGCGTGATCGCGAACAACATCGCGAACATCAACACCACGAACTACCACGCCGAGAAGGTGCAGTTCGAGGACGCCCTCGCCAAGTCCGTCGTCGAGGGCAACGGCAGCACGACGCCGACCATCGCGCGGAGCCTCGAGCCCACGAACACGAACGGCAACAACGTCAACCTCGACGAGGAGACGCTCTCCAACGTCGACACGGTGCTCCGGTACCAGTTCGCCACGCAGGCGATGAACTCCGAGCTCACCAGCGTCCGTGCGGCGATGCGGACGAACTCGTGA
- a CDS encoding flagellar basal body rod C-terminal domain-containing protein, protein MTTFDAIGIASTGLTVHRKWLDAISDNIANVNTVKSMDDTAFQARYVEVQEGNGVSGAYVKGAAFGSAAGRVTYDPDNPLANAEGYVRMPDIDLGTQMADLVMAQRGYQANAAVVDRAKTAYEAALQIGKN, encoded by the coding sequence GTGACGACCTTCGACGCGATCGGGATCGCGAGCACCGGCCTCACCGTGCACCGGAAGTGGCTCGACGCCATCTCCGACAACATCGCCAACGTCAACACGGTCAAGTCGATGGACGACACCGCCTTCCAGGCCCGGTACGTCGAGGTGCAGGAGGGCAACGGCGTCTCCGGCGCCTACGTCAAGGGCGCCGCGTTCGGCAGCGCCGCCGGCCGGGTGACCTACGACCCGGACAACCCGCTCGCGAACGCCGAGGGGTACGTCCGCATGCCGGACATCGACCTCGGCACACAGATGGCGGACCTCGTCATGGCCCAGCGCGGCTACCAGGCGAACGCCGCCGTGGTCGACCGTGCCAAGACCGCCTACGAGGCGGCACTGCAGATCGGGAAGAACTGA